A portion of the Pan troglodytes isolate AG18354 chromosome 10, NHGRI_mPanTro3-v2.0_pri, whole genome shotgun sequence genome contains these proteins:
- the KLRK1 gene encoding NKG2-D type II integral membrane protein: MGWIRGRRSRHSWEMSEFHNYNLDLKKSDFSTRWQKQRCPVVKSKCRENASPFFFCCFIAVAMGIRFIIMVTIWSAVFLNSLFNQEVQIPLTESYCGPCPKNWICYKNNCYQFFNESKNWYESQASCMSQNASLLKVYSKEDQDLLKLVKSYHWMGLVHIPTNGSWQWEDGSILSPNLLTIIEMQKGDCALYASSFKGYIENCSTPNTYICMQRTV, translated from the exons ATGGGGTGGATTCGTGGTCGGAGGTCTCGACACAGCTGGG aGATGAGTGAATTTCATAATTATAACTTGGATCTGAAAAAGAGTGATTTTTCAACACGATGGCAAAAGCAAAGATGTCCAGTAGTCAAAAGCAAATGTAGAGAAAATG catctccattttttttctgctgcttcaTTGCTGTAGCCATGGGAATCCGTTTCATTATTATGGTAACGATATGGAGTGCTGTATTCCTAAACT CATTATTCAACCAAGAAGTTCAAATTCCCTTGACCg AAAGTTACTGTGGCCCATGTCCTAAAAACTGgatatgttataaaaataactGCTACCAATTTTTTAATGAGAGTAAAAACTGGTATGAGAGCCAGGCTTCTTGTATGTCTCAAAATGCCAGCCTTCTGAAAGTATACAGCAAAGAGGACCAG GATTTACTTAAACTGGTGAAGTCATATCACTGGATGGGACTAGTACACATTCCAACAAATGGATCTTGGCAGTGGGAAGATGGCTCCATTCTCTCACCCAACCT ACTAACAATAATTGAAATGCAGAAGGGAGACTGTGCACTCTATGCCTCGAGCTTTAAAGGCTATATAGAAAACTGTTCAACTCCAAATACATACATCTGCATGCAAAGGACTGTGTAA